A region of Frederiksenia canicola DNA encodes the following proteins:
- a CDS encoding YadA-like family protein, giving the protein MNKIYKVIWSQVANAFIAVSELASARGKTKSVSNSDGVSPSDNTQTFKLTKLALLSSIVFALPSYVTATEVNADTLNVTGTATFNGNATFNNGITTNTLTVGGKNVATEEQITNLTNQLNSKANNTELNTLKTTVEGKANQTDLTALQGTVATKASQADLTTLQATVATKANQTDVTALQNNKADKSALTTLSNTVTNNQNQFNALNTLFNTLELTSTYSGIKYFRANSTGPDATATGTNALAAGSSSKATGNNAVAVGHNAEAKDKETVAVGHNTTAKADMSITIGSGSYTEDTAKKGVAIGNKSRVGSKKDGDVTYDGGSTYVIGDGESSVAVGDNAIARGNRNIAIGKDSVTANKDADTAFAEDSIAIGTAAKTIASSKAIALGNEAKVEKKADFALAIGNQATSSAQKAVAIGPNSQAIGDSAIAVGSTARASTRAVAIGENTNAASSSSVAIGQLAQALPEKTISIGLNAGKGQASDATGTKNSHINIGEEAGENVDGQGNIGIGAGAGSNVIGKVNIALGQHAGKFIVNSPETLGENIAIGNNANTYTSATAIQRATAVGSQTKAGQDSTALGYNANASSKQSVAIGFNASIKGESGVAIGFSASSDANNVALGSSSVAKEKSATSYLTAKPSSSVVSVGNQNLDTPLLRRIVNVADGADDQDVVTVAQLKRASSDVTNNLNQLINNLPQNQNNGINYDVVPPPADSGATAGITLKQNTRISNVADAKTEKDAVNYGQMLAYVNSTTTHYFSVNDGGITRGNKDNSKATGELSMAIGQSVAAIAERSIAIGNNANAHGVGSIAIGTKYIGSAELDDGVADRSSETNAAIANNKYQYGLAIGAGANTEGHNSIAIGSLAATSNKDITKGNVDRAIALGYFARSSAEKANAIGDRAIANSLKGNAFGSEAFSGAESANAIGTLANATGTNSIAFGTHTKVTGTNSGSIGYAGVLGDTNATVVSGSGTYSLGNTNDDISANESGVFGNNNVLKAKENVRIVGNQNIIGNVTTTTPSGAAPVNELKNIQVSGYENTISSGNKLANDLSGLFVYGHHNTVANIDDPDSQEEVKIIDSTVIGANNTLNAKGNSFFVLGNNVTTTQDNSVYLGDGASAHVAKSASSSGMETYTTRTDNHSGHTFAGGKPVGVVTVGATGTERRIQNVAAGLVDAESTDAINGSQLYALTRPLRFGGDNSTISNQDSGIPAGDQNVIARSSNQAMDIKGGENNDANLTTLNDKNIGVIVRDTNSMEVKLAKNLKGLESANFGTGNDLTTINKDGITIKNPNKSDVSLTDNGLNNGGNKVTNVANGDVNSTSTDAINGSQLHEVKTVVESKLSSFTVGADKDATATGIVIDKDNARFDIVGKDNGKVTTVVEGNKVTVDLTQEAKDSLAKADSALQNVVSNDPNLTATKNGGTITLDFSDTPTFKGVTAGTGVNQVVLDDNGVNVGGKTYISNAGLNANNEVITNVASNLPVINDNTAAANQPHNGTKTQTKPNNVVITNAATVGDVLNAGFNLQTNGTATDFVKPYDTVNFADGTGTTVTSETDGNKTTFKVNVDAQKLAETAQLPVVYTKADGTKVYKHADGNFYTDPTDKTNKVELADIIASMQGADSSTTNPTTLANVQAGKKDTDAVNVSQLKGAVDALGGGAAVNPDGTIKAPTYNITNPANDSVKQANNVGDALNSLNDAVNSPLSFGGDTGADVTRKLGQKVSVVGGVTDETKLSSGNIGVVANGNDKLEVKLAKNLTGLSSAEFQDAAGNTTTVNGNGVTITPANQADPTKTVSLTKDGLNNGGNQITNVATGANTFNAPVVDGEKIKLANDGKWYKESDVGANGKPTDTATAIDPAKAAEALKATPNGGLVDFANSNPNNAATVGDLQNLGFNIGTSENGYTDQVRNNAKVDFVGDKKFITVEGSTNKETGTREVKISLKEGDIINKDEGTATIDGQPTEVVKAADGKYYKKSDIDPTTGLPFVDPKSNQPRADITPLTDDQVATIKNNGNGLVTGHKVAEALQKSGWTVGKAEAEEAFEVTYTNADEKVNPNDNVRFADGKNTVASLGTVKKLDADGKVVTTTVVKVDVDLPVDFKYTDATGKEYVKANDGKFYAKNEVGVDGFPSISAQPLTDDQVSELKKGAQLTDGVNANGQPNNGYTAQDPIQVAVEKAAKDAVAKTLQDNPQATPEQIAAAVKTATDRARVDAIKANPEAKDTVTAGTGGVNLDNVAWAEKPDQAVNKDQLDQTVNKSGFFVEQNGESTIAGKPTEKVTPNDTVNFANGANTLVTAETKRDEATGADKTTVTVNVNGLPLTYTTKDATGKDVPVAKVGDKFYQVGADGKPDMTKPADVNSLSTNLVNPAAPNGEIGKPSQLGNVANGANTFDAPVVDGEKIKLANDGKWYKESDVGANGKPTDTATAIDPAKAAEALKATPNGGLVDFEKSNPNNAATVGDLQNLGFNIGASENGYTDQVRNNAKVDFVGDKKFINVEGATKADGTREIKISLKEGDVIKPNEGIATIDGQKTEVVKTPDGNYYKKSDIDPTTGEPKAGATPLTQAQKDTVVNNGDGLVTGHKVAEALQKSGWTVGKADAAEAANVDYNNKSEKVNPDDKVSFADGKNTQVSLGTVKQEDKDGKVVTTTTVKVDVDLPIDFKYTDATGKEFVKANDGKIYAKDQVGADGKPNGNATPLADAEVAKLNKGAQLTNGLGKETPKYEVKDPIAAAAEKAVADTLAANPQATPADILKAVDAAKAAAIKANPNAKDEITKGTGGVNLDNVAWAEKPDQAVNKDQLDQTVNKSGFFVQQNGESTNGKGKPTEKVTPNDVVDFTNGANTVVTAETTRDEKTGVDTTKVSVHVNGLPLTYTTKDASGKDVPVAKVGDKFYQVGADGKPDMTKPADVNALSTNLVNPAAPNGEIGAPSQLGNVANGANTFVAPQVDGKDIKLANDGKWYAADQVDPNGSAKANAKAIDAAKAKDALGTAGNGGLADFANSNPNNVATVGDLQNLGFVIGTADDKYKDQVRNNSRVEFASGNKNATVTGSTLADGTRQVKVTISDNPVFNTIQVGGDKGPKVGSTSTGDLKVSKADGSAARITNVAPGVDNNDAVNVGQLKGAVNNINNHVNKINKDLRAGIAGATAISFLQRPNEAGKSIISVGMGSYKAESAVAVGYSRNSDNNKISIKVGAGLNSRGDVNFGGSVGYQW; this is encoded by the coding sequence ATGAATAAGATATACAAAGTTATCTGGAGCCAAGTAGCTAATGCATTTATTGCTGTTTCTGAGTTAGCTAGTGCTAGAGGAAAAACTAAGTCTGTCAGCAATAGTGATGGTGTAAGCCCTTCGGACAATACACAAACATTTAAATTAACCAAACTTGCTCTTCTATCTTCCATAGTATTTGCACTCCCAAGCTATGTCACTGCGACGGAAGTAAATGCTGACACATTAAATGTAACTGGAACAGCTACCTTTAATGGAAATGCAACATTTAATAATGGAATAACCACCAACACTCTAACTGTTGGGGGAAAAAATGTTGCTACAGAAGAGCAAATTACTAATTTAACGAATCAGTTAAACAGTAAAGCTAACAATACAGAGTTAAATACATTGAAAACAACTGTAGAGGGTAAAGCTAATCAAACTGATTTAACAGCATTACAAGGCACAGTCGCAACTAAAGCAAGTCAAGCGGATTTAACAACCTTGCAAGCCACTGTTGCAACCAAAGCCAACCAAACAGATGTAACTGCTTTGCAAAACAACAAAGCAGATAAATCCGCATTAACCACCCTATCTAATACGGTTACTAATAATCAAAATCAATTTAATGCACTAAATACATTATTCAACACATTAGAATTAACATCAACCTATTCAGGAATCAAATATTTTCGTGCAAATTCAACTGGACCAGATGCAACTGCAACAGGAACAAATGCTCTTGCAGCAGGCTCAAGTTCTAAAGCTACTGGCAATAATGCTGTGGCTGTTGGTCACAATGCAGAAGCTAAAGATAAAGAGACTGTGGCTGTTGGCCATAACACTACTGCCAAAGCAGACATGTCTATTACAATTGGTTCAGGTTCATATACTGAAGATACGGCTAAAAAAGGAGTTGCCATTGGTAATAAATCACGAGTAGGCTCAAAAAAGGACGGGGATGTTACTTATGATGGTGGCTCAACCTATGTAATTGGTGATGGTGAAAGTTCCGTTGCTGTGGGTGACAATGCTATAGCTCGTGGTAATCGTAATATCGCTATTGGTAAAGATTCTGTAACTGCAAATAAAGACGCTGATACTGCTTTTGCAGAAGACAGCATTGCTATAGGTACAGCCGCAAAAACAATTGCAAGTAGTAAAGCTATTGCATTAGGTAATGAAGCGAAAGTCGAGAAAAAAGCCGACTTTGCTCTAGCAATTGGTAATCAAGCCACCTCGTCTGCTCAAAAAGCAGTTGCTATTGGTCCAAATTCTCAAGCAATAGGCGATTCAGCTATTGCCGTAGGTTCTACTGCTAGAGCATCAACAAGAGCTGTTGCAATTGGTGAAAATACTAATGCAGCATCTTCAAGCAGTGTTGCTATTGGTCAACTCGCTCAAGCGTTACCAGAAAAAACCATTTCTATTGGTTTAAATGCTGGTAAAGGTCAAGCTTCCGATGCAACAGGAACCAAAAATTCCCATATCAATATTGGTGAAGAAGCTGGTGAAAATGTAGACGGTCAAGGAAATATCGGTATTGGTGCAGGAGCAGGCTCCAATGTTATCGGCAAAGTAAATATTGCATTAGGTCAGCACGCTGGTAAATTTATTGTTAACTCTCCAGAAACACTAGGCGAAAATATTGCGATTGGTAATAATGCAAATACCTATACCAGTGCAACAGCAATCCAACGTGCGACAGCTGTTGGTTCACAAACTAAAGCAGGTCAAGATTCTACAGCTCTAGGTTACAATGCTAATGCATCTTCAAAACAATCTGTTGCTATTGGTTTCAACGCTAGTATCAAGGGCGAAAGCGGTGTTGCAATTGGTTTTAGTGCAAGCTCAGATGCAAATAATGTTGCTTTAGGTAGTAGCTCAGTAGCTAAAGAAAAAAGTGCAACAAGCTACCTCACAGCTAAACCATCAAGTTCAGTAGTCTCTGTTGGTAATCAAAATTTAGATACTCCCCTTCTTCGTCGAATCGTAAATGTTGCGGATGGTGCAGACGATCAAGATGTAGTAACCGTTGCACAATTAAAACGAGCCTCATCTGATGTCACTAACAATTTAAATCAACTTATCAATAATCTACCACAAAACCAAAATAATGGTATCAATTATGATGTGGTTCCACCTCCAGCAGATAGTGGAGCTACTGCAGGTATTACATTAAAGCAAAATACTCGTATCTCCAATGTTGCTGATGCTAAGACAGAAAAAGATGCTGTTAATTACGGTCAAATGCTAGCATATGTAAATAGCACTACAACACATTATTTTAGTGTGAATGATGGTGGTATTACGAGAGGTAATAAAGATAATTCAAAAGCAACTGGTGAATTATCAATGGCAATTGGTCAATCTGTAGCAGCAATTGCTGAACGTAGTATTGCAATTGGTAACAACGCAAATGCACACGGAGTAGGTTCTATTGCTATTGGCACTAAATATATCGGCTCCGCTGAGTTAGATGATGGTGTTGCAGATAGAAGTAGTGAAACTAATGCTGCAATTGCAAATAACAAATATCAATATGGTCTAGCTATTGGTGCAGGAGCAAATACTGAAGGACACAATTCAATTGCAATTGGTAGTTTAGCAGCCACATCAAATAAAGACATTACCAAAGGTAATGTTGATCGTGCAATTGCACTTGGTTATTTTGCTCGCTCATCTGCTGAAAAAGCAAATGCTATTGGTGATAGAGCAATTGCTAACTCACTAAAAGGTAATGCATTTGGTAGTGAAGCATTCTCTGGCGCTGAATCAGCTAATGCCATTGGTACTCTTGCTAACGCAACAGGAACTAATTCTATTGCCTTCGGTACCCATACAAAAGTTACAGGAACCAACTCTGGTAGCATCGGGTATGCTGGCGTATTAGGTGATACAAATGCAACTGTAGTTAGTGGCTCTGGTACTTATTCTCTCGGTAATACTAACGACGATATTTCTGCTAATGAAAGTGGTGTATTTGGTAATAACAACGTATTAAAAGCAAAAGAAAATGTTCGTATTGTAGGTAATCAAAATATCATCGGAAATGTAACCACTACCACACCAAGCGGAGCTGCTCCTGTTAATGAACTTAAAAACATTCAAGTATCTGGTTATGAAAATACTATCAGCAGTGGCAATAAACTTGCTAATGATTTAAGTGGTTTATTTGTTTATGGACACCACAATACAGTTGCGAATATTGATGATCCTGATTCGCAAGAGGAAGTTAAAATTATAGATTCTACAGTTATCGGTGCGAACAATACCTTAAACGCAAAAGGTAACAGTTTCTTTGTACTTGGTAATAATGTCACAACAACACAGGATAATTCCGTTTATTTAGGTGATGGAGCCTCCGCCCATGTAGCTAAGTCAGCTTCATCATCCGGAATGGAAACCTATACAACAAGAACGGATAATCATTCTGGACATACATTTGCAGGAGGCAAACCTGTAGGTGTTGTTACCGTTGGTGCCACTGGGACAGAGCGTAGAATTCAAAATGTTGCGGCTGGATTGGTTGATGCTGAAAGTACTGATGCTATCAATGGTAGCCAACTTTACGCTTTAACTCGTCCATTACGTTTTGGAGGAGATAACTCCACCATCAGCAATCAGGATAGCGGTATTCCAGCTGGAGATCAGAATGTTATCGCCCGAAGCTCTAACCAAGCAATGGATATTAAAGGTGGAGAAAATAATGATGCAAATCTTACTACTCTAAATGATAAAAATATTGGTGTTATTGTTCGTGACACTAACTCAATGGAAGTTAAGTTAGCTAAAAACCTAAAAGGATTAGAAAGTGCTAATTTTGGTACAGGCAATGATTTAACGACTATTAATAAAGACGGCATTACCATTAAAAACCCTAACAAGTCAGATGTTAGTTTAACTGATAATGGACTTAATAATGGTGGTAACAAAGTTACTAATGTGGCTAATGGTGATGTCAATTCAACCTCTACTGATGCCATAAATGGTAGCCAATTACACGAGGTAAAAACTGTTGTAGAAAGTAAGTTAAGTTCATTTACTGTAGGTGCAGATAAAGATGCAACAGCTACAGGTATTGTTATTGATAAAGACAATGCACGTTTTGATATTGTTGGTAAGGATAATGGAAAAGTAACCACTGTAGTAGAAGGCAATAAAGTCACGGTTGATTTAACTCAAGAGGCAAAAGATAGTTTAGCGAAAGCAGATTCTGCACTACAAAATGTGGTATCTAATGACCCTAACTTAACCGCAACCAAAAATGGTGGCACCATTACATTAGACTTCTCTGATACACCAACCTTTAAAGGTGTAACAGCAGGCACTGGCGTAAACCAAGTTGTATTGGATGACAACGGTGTTAACGTTGGTGGAAAAACGTATATCTCTAATGCTGGTTTAAATGCGAATAATGAAGTAATCACTAACGTTGCTTCTAATTTACCAGTTATAAATGATAATACTGCAGCAGCTAATCAGCCACATAATGGCACAAAGACACAAACAAAACCAAACAATGTTGTTATAACTAATGCAGCAACCGTTGGTGATGTACTAAATGCAGGCTTTAATTTACAAACAAATGGTACAGCAACAGACTTTGTTAAACCTTACGATACAGTGAATTTTGCTGATGGCACTGGTACAACAGTAACAAGTGAAACAGATGGTAATAAGACAACTTTCAAGGTGAATGTTGATGCTCAGAAATTGGCAGAAACAGCACAATTGCCTGTGGTTTACACTAAAGCAGATGGTACTAAAGTCTATAAACACGCTGATGGCAATTTCTACACAGATCCAACGGATAAAACAAACAAAGTCGAACTTGCAGATATTATTGCCTCTATGCAAGGTGCTGATAGTTCAACAACTAACCCAACTACATTAGCAAATGTCCAAGCAGGTAAAAAAGATACTGACGCAGTAAATGTAAGCCAACTGAAAGGTGCGGTTGATGCGTTAGGTGGTGGTGCTGCGGTTAACCCAGACGGCACAATTAAAGCACCAACTTATAACATCACTAACCCTGCAAATGATTCAGTGAAACAAGCAAATAATGTAGGCGATGCATTAAATAGCTTAAATGATGCAGTAAATAGCCCATTATCTTTTGGTGGTGATACTGGTGCTGATGTAACCCGTAAACTTGGTCAAAAAGTAAGTGTGGTTGGTGGTGTTACAGATGAAACAAAATTATCAAGCGGTAACATAGGTGTTGTTGCAAATGGCAACGATAAACTAGAGGTTAAACTTGCTAAAAATTTAACAGGGCTTTCTAGTGCAGAATTCCAAGATGCCGCAGGTAACACAACAACCGTAAATGGTAATGGTGTAACGATTACGCCTGCTAATCAAGCAGATCCAACCAAAACAGTATCTTTAACCAAAGATGGCTTAAATAACGGCGGTAATCAAATTACTAACGTTGCAACTGGTGCAAACACCTTTAATGCACCAGTTGTTGACGGTGAGAAAATTAAACTCGCTAACGACGGTAAATGGTACAAAGAAAGTGATGTTGGAGCTAACGGTAAACCAACAGATACCGCAACCGCTATTGACCCAGCGAAAGCAGCAGAAGCACTTAAGGCAACACCTAATGGTGGTTTAGTTGATTTTGCAAACTCTAATCCAAATAACGCGGCAACAGTAGGCGACTTACAAAATCTTGGCTTTAACATTGGTACATCAGAAAATGGTTATACCGACCAAGTTCGTAACAATGCCAAAGTAGACTTTGTAGGCGATAAGAAATTTATCACTGTAGAAGGTTCAACTAATAAAGAGACTGGTACACGTGAAGTCAAGATTTCCTTGAAAGAAGGCGATATCATCAATAAAGACGAAGGCACAGCCACGATTGATGGACAACCGACAGAAGTCGTGAAAGCGGCTGATGGTAAGTACTATAAGAAATCAGATATCGATCCTACAACAGGTCTTCCATTTGTTGATCCAAAGTCAAATCAACCAAGAGCGGATATCACACCACTAACCGATGATCAAGTTGCAACCATTAAAAACAATGGTAATGGTTTAGTGACGGGTCACAAAGTGGCAGAAGCGTTGCAAAAATCAGGTTGGACAGTAGGTAAAGCAGAGGCTGAAGAAGCATTTGAAGTCACTTATACTAATGCAGATGAAAAAGTGAACCCGAATGATAATGTTCGCTTTGCAGATGGTAAAAACACAGTAGCGTCTTTAGGTACTGTGAAGAAATTAGATGCGGATGGCAAAGTTGTTACTACGACTGTTGTGAAAGTGGATGTCGATTTACCAGTTGATTTCAAATATACCGATGCGACAGGCAAAGAGTATGTGAAAGCAAACGATGGTAAGTTCTATGCGAAAAATGAAGTAGGTGTTGATGGCTTCCCAAGCATCAGTGCTCAACCACTCACAGATGACCAAGTTTCTGAGTTGAAGAAAGGTGCTCAGCTTACTGATGGGGTAAATGCAAATGGTCAACCAAACAATGGTTATACTGCACAAGATCCAATTCAAGTAGCAGTAGAAAAAGCAGCCAAAGATGCTGTTGCGAAAACATTGCAAGACAACCCACAAGCTACTCCAGAGCAAATTGCAGCTGCAGTAAAAACAGCAACGGATAGAGCGCGTGTTGATGCGATTAAAGCAAATCCTGAAGCGAAAGATACGGTGACTGCAGGTACAGGTGGTGTGAACTTGGATAATGTTGCATGGGCAGAAAAACCTGACCAAGCGGTGAACAAAGACCAGTTAGATCAAACTGTCAACAAATCAGGCTTCTTTGTAGAGCAAAACGGTGAGTCAACTATCGCAGGTAAACCAACTGAGAAAGTCACACCAAACGACACGGTAAACTTTGCAAATGGTGCGAATACCCTTGTGACAGCAGAAACCAAGCGTGATGAAGCAACGGGTGCTGATAAGACAACAGTTACAGTCAATGTAAACGGCTTACCACTTACTTACACGACCAAAGATGCAACAGGCAAAGATGTACCTGTGGCGAAAGTGGGTGACAAGTTCTACCAAGTGGGAGCAGATGGCAAACCAGATATGACCAAACCAGCGGATGTGAATTCATTAAGCACTAACTTAGTGAATCCAGCTGCACCGAATGGTGAGATTGGTAAACCATCACAATTAGGTAATGTTGCAAATGGTGCAAACACCTTTGATGCACCAGTTGTTGACGGTGAGAAAATTAAACTCGCTAACGACGGTAAATGGTACAAAGAAAGTGATGTTGGAGCTAACGGTAAACCAACAGATACCGCAACCGCTATTGACCCAGCGAAAGCAGCAGAAGCACTTAAGGCAACACCTAATGGTGGTTTAGTAGATTTCGAGAAATCTAACCCGAACAATGCGGCGACAGTTGGTGATTTACAAAATCTTGGTTTTAACATTGGTGCATCAGAAAATGGTTATACCGACCAAGTTCGTAACAATGCCAAAGTAGACTTTGTTGGCGATAAGAAATTTATCAATGTAGAAGGTGCAACTAAAGCGGATGGCACACGTGAAATCAAGATTTCCTTGAAAGAAGGTGACGTTATCAAGCCAAACGAAGGCATTGCAACCATTGATGGTCAAAAAACGGAAGTAGTGAAAACCCCAGATGGTAACTACTACAAAAAATCAGACATTGACCCAACAACAGGTGAGCCAAAAGCGGGGGCAACACCATTAACACAAGCACAGAAAGACACTGTGGTAAACAATGGTGATGGCTTAGTGACTGGTCACAAAGTCGCAGAAGCGTTGCAAAAATCAGGCTGGACAGTCGGTAAAGCGGATGCAGCAGAAGCGGCAAACGTGGACTATAACAACAAGTCTGAAAAAGTGAACCCTGATGATAAAGTTAGTTTTGCTGACGGTAAAAATACTCAAGTATCATTGGGTACAGTGAAGCAAGAAGACAAAGACGGTAAAGTAGTAACGACGACGACTGTAAAAGTGGATGTGGATTTACCAATTGACTTCAAATACACCGACGCAACGGGCAAAGAGTTTGTGAAAGCAAACGACGGCAAGATCTATGCTAAAGATCAAGTTGGAGCAGATGGCAAACCAAACGGTAATGCAACACCATTAGCAGATGCTGAAGTTGCAAAACTGAACAAAGGTGCGCAGCTCACTAACGGTCTTGGTAAAGAAACGCCGAAGTATGAAGTGAAAGACCCAATTGCAGCTGCAGCTGAAAAAGCGGTCGCAGACACTTTGGCTGCTAACCCACAAGCAACGCCAGCGGACATCTTAAAAGCAGTAGATGCAGCGAAAGCAGCCGCAATCAAAGCAAATCCAAATGCTAAAGATGAAATCACCAAAGGTACAGGTGGTGTGAACTTGGATAATGTTGCCTGGGCAGAAAAACCTGACCAAGCGGTGAACAAAGATCAATTAGATCAAACAGTTAACAAATCAGGCTTCTTTGTACAACAAAATGGTGAGTCCACCAACGGTAAGGGTAAACCGACTGAAAAAGTGACCCCGAACGATGTGGTTGATTTCACCAATGGTGCAAATACGGTTGTAACAGCAGAAACAACACGTGATGAAAAAACAGGTGTGGATACAACCAAAGTTTCTGTACACGTAAATGGTTTACCACTTACCTACACAACTAAAGATGCAAGTGGTAAAGATGTGCCTGTAGCGAAAGTGGGAGACAAGTTCTACCAAGTGGGTGCAGATGGCAAACCAGATATGACTAAACCTGCGGATGTGAATGCATTAAGCACTAACTTAGTGAACCCAGCTGCACCGAATGGTGAAATTGGTGCACCATCACAATTAGGTAATGTTGCAAATGGTGCAAACACCTTTGTTGCGCCGCAAGTAGATGGCAAAGACATCAAACTTGCTAACGATGGTAAATGGTATGCAGCAGATCAAGTTGATCCAAACGGTTCTGCAAAAGCGAATGCAAAAGCCATTGATGCAGCAAAAGCGAAAGATGCTTTAGGTACAGCAGGTAACGGTGGTTTAGCGGATTTTGCAAACTCTAACCCGAACAATGTGGCGACCGTGGGTGATTTACAAAACTTAGGCTTTGTGATTGGCACAGCAGATGACAAATACAAAGATCAAGTGCGTAATAACAGCCGTGTTGAATTTGCAAGTGGCAACAAAAATGCAACGGTCACAGGTTCAACGCTGGCTGATGGCACACGTCAAGTGAAAGTAACCATTTCGGACAACCCAGTATTTAACACCATTCAAGTTGGTGGGGATAAAGGGCCGAAAGTAGGTTCAACTTCAACGGGTGACTTAAAAGTGAGTAAGGCAGATGGTTCTGCTGCACGCATTACTAACGTTGCTCCTGGTGTTGATAACAATGATGCAGTAAATGTTGGACAATTAAAAGGTGCAGTAAATAACATCAATAACCACGTGAATAAAATCAACAAAGATCTTCGTGCTGGTATTGCTGGTGCAACTGCAATCTCCTTCTTACAACGTCCAAATGAAGCTGGCAAGAGCATCATTTCCGTCGGTATGGGTTCATACAAAGCTGAATCAGCCGTTGCGGTAGGATACTCAAGAAACTCTGATAACAACAAAATCTCAATCAAAGTCGGAGCGGGCTTGAACTCTCGCGGTGATGTCAACTTTGGTGGTAGTGTTGGTTATCAATGGTAA